Within the Chlorocebus sabaeus isolate Y175 chromosome 7, mChlSab1.0.hap1, whole genome shotgun sequence genome, the region gcctgtagtcgcagctacttgggaggctgaggcaggagaatcacttgaacccgagaggtagaagctgcagtgagctaagatcatgtcactgaactccagcctgggcaacagagtgagactccgtctcacaaaaaaaaaaaagaaagaaagaaagaacagaattcTCTAGCATATTTCAAAATGACTACTTTTCCTTTCCTGCTGCCAGAAGGAGgagatttttcttcaattttcacTGTGAGTACCTAGTAGAACTCCCAGAAGTGAAACTCACAAAAGGGTGGGAATGCCCTCACCTGTGGGACTCCTTGGAGTGTTTTCAAGAGTTGTCCAGGCTgagcctccagcaatttgtcGGTTACAGTTCAGGTTTTCCTACCCTGGTACTGATTCTTTGCAGATTTCTGCTCATGAGTCTCTGCTTCGTTAAGTTGTCATTGTCTGTATTTATCTATCTCTTCAATTTTGGGGACAGCAATTTTCCATCTAACTTTAGTTTTCTTAcggatctaagaagagttgttgattttcatTGTACTCAGCCATTTATTACTTGTTAGGATGGAGTGACAACTTTTGAGTTTTTTATGTCAGACAGGAAACTGGAAGTCTTAACTCTTTCTTAAAGAGAGCTTTTTTTTCATCTCAAACTATCATTTTGGCCATTAGCAATATTCTTTTGGACAATTCTTAGCCATTATTAGTTCAAATATTgctgcttttcctttctctcttttttccttcttctggtAGTCCCATTATGCCTAAGTTACACTTGTGCAATTGTCCcagttcttaaatattttgttaggttttttttcccattcttttttctccttgactttcagtttgagaagtttctgttggCCTACCCTCAAGCTGACTGATTCTTTCCTCCCCAGTGTCTAGTCTACTGatgagcccatcaaaggcattcttcatttctgttacagtggTTTCTATTTCTAGCAATTCCTTTTGGTTCTTTCTAAGTTTCTAGCTCTCCATTTACATTACTCATCTGTTCTTGCATATTGTATACTCATTCCATTAGAGCCTTTAATCATAGTTGCTTTACTCTCGTACTCCGATAATTCCAAAATTTCTGCCATATCAGAGCTTGTCTTGTCCCTTCAAACTgtggctgttgttgtttttttctttgccttttagcttgtctttaaattttttgctgAAAGCTAGACATGAGGTATCAGGCAATAGAAACTGAACTAAATAGGTCTTTAGTGTGAAGTTTTATGTGGCTAGGAGTTAGATGTTTAATGTTTGCTGTAGCTGTAGGTATCAGGCTTTCCCTCTAGTgtccttatttttgtttctcctgaTGTTTTGGGGGTTTCCCTATAAATTCTTTCTCAAATAGAATCTGTGCCTTGTATAAAACTGGAGCCCTGTTAATGTAGTGGTAAGATATTGAGGAGAGGAATCATTCtataatctttttttgttgttgttgttgttgttttgttgttttttgaggcagactctcgctctgtcacccagcccagagtgcagtggtgtgatctcagctcactgcaaactctgcctcctgggttcacgccactctcctgccatccgtcaccacgcccggctaattttttgtattttcagtagagacagggttttaccgtgttagccaggatggtctcgatctcctgacctcgtgatacacccgcctcggcctcccaaagtgctgggattacaggtgtgggccaccgcgcctagcctaatcttattattaaatatatatctttttcacTGGGCCTGTGTCTCTAGACTGTAATCTTTACAAGAATTTAGCCTCTTTTATTCTCCTCTATGAGGCAGTGAGGCTAGAGGGGTCTGTAGTTGACTAATTGCCCTTTCTCCAAGTCAGATAAAGCTCTGGTAAAGTAGTTTCCCATTATGGAGGACATGTGCTCAGGGCTATTTCAGAAtggttatttttcctttcctcctgcccAAAGCAGAGACAGTATTTTTCTCTGATCTCTGATCTTCACTGTGAGAACCTGGTAAGGTTCCAGGAGATAAAACTCATGAAAGTGTGGGAGTTTTTCCTTCAATGCTAGTTCACACTGAGTGCCCAGCAATTCACCAATTACAGTTTAAGAATTCCAGCTAGTATTGGCTTCTGAGGCGTCTTCTCCCAGTAAGCTATAATTATACACTGTTAAGGATAGGAGGAAGAAATTCATAAGGTTATGCCTTAATAAATTGGtgataaaataaatcaacaaataataGAAGGCTCTTACTTACAGTGAGGTGCTGAGCATCTACTGGTAAATGTGGGAGAGTTTCTGGAGGTGGAAAATCATCATTTTGCAGCCAAATTCTAGATGAGGCAAGAGCCATCAACAGGGAGAGAATTTAAGtaagaaattgctttttaaaaaagtcctcCAGCTTGAAGCAGCTCCAGCTAGCCATACAGTGTACAGTTTGAACACCAGTGACTCCTCTGTCTTTGTCACTTACTCCCTCGACCCCGTTTGTTGTAAGTACTTTCTTACTTTTTGGTATAGAAATATGATCCCGGTTGATCTTGTACCAACTGTCATGTCCTGTCACTTTTATCAGCCATTTCTCTGAGGAcccctcaaataaaaataattttaaaaaattttaattgtatatttgaACATTATACAGGATTTTCaaatacaaagaagaataaagaaattaaaatgaatcacTTATTTCAACACTTACTTTCTTCCATTCTGAATTCTCTTTTAACATCAGGGCAGTATTTAACTTCAAAGAGAGGGTgacagaaattgaaaaatatagaaGTGGAAATCCCTGTTAAGATATTACACAACTTTCATGTCCAGTGAGTTCCTAACTCCCTGGAAGGTCTTTCACTTGCTGTTCTTTGGGTTGCATGTGTgaacaaacaagtggaaaaagaTGTTTACAGGCCATCCCATTGCTCTACATGACCTTCCTAACCCTCAAACCACCACATGGACCATAAGCCTTAGGTCCAAGTGGGATAAAGCACAAcctccccactcctgcctgcTCATTAGAAAACCCCGCTTGCTGCCTGGAAGGGCTGTTTGTTGGAATTGAACTCCTAGGGCAGAAGCCTCCCTGGAGATGGGAGGTCAGTGAGCCCAGGTTTCCCTGGAACCTCAGCTTATGAAAACTGTATCAGACTTGCCAAGTCTCAGAGTGTAAAGTAAACAGGGACACAGCAGGTATAGTTGGGAGGAAAACAATGGCAGACGAATCATACTGGATtaactgaaaatgaaatttataagATTACAAATTTGGAGTTttcaaaaaagttatttaaactcCATTTAACTAAAATATTCCTAATACATTGCAAATTTGGATTTGAAAATTTGGGGTATGAAAATTAAGTTCACACGGAAGACACATGTACGAGAAATAAGCttctgaagaaaaggaaaataataattatctctCATTTTTGGCCTTTATTAGGAGGTGCCACAGACAAATAATTATGAGTTAGTTTAGGTTGGTAGTGTAGCACATGAATTCTGTGGTGGCAGCCAAGGGCACTCATTGTTGAACTCAGATAAACATTTCATGCCACTTGACAAAGACTCTCACCTTGACTAAACTTCAGTCAGGTTCCTCAGAACCCTCTTCTCAACTAGGCGTTAACCATGGCCTATAAAAACTGTAAACTCTCAGCACAAATGTTGTCAACACTGCCcccctcacaccacacacactaagAGACTTGAACAAACATTTGCATAGTTTCTAACAGCTCAAGGCCACATTGTTTGGATGACAACTCCAGTTCTCTTAGAATGCCTATCTGAGAAAGCTCAGTACCATCTGGAAAATTTACTGTTTATTCCAGCCAAAACCTGGTGATAGGTCAGTAAGCCATAGAACGTCATCTTTAGAGCAATGCTGTACTTTGAGTATGTTCCCCAAAGTTGATGTGTTGGAaacttgatccccagtgttgTAGTGTTGGGATGTGAGGTGTATCGGGAGGTGTTTGGCTCACGGGGGCACTGCCctaatgaatagattaatgccattTTCACTGGAGAGGTTATCATGGCACTAGGTTCCttacaaaaggatgagtttggcccCTTCTTGTGCTGTTGTGCATACACACTtgctttctctctgcctcccttttgccatgggatgatgcagcaagaaggttcTCACCAATATGCcaacaccttggtcttggacttctcagactccagaactgtgaggaaataaaattttgttatttgtaagTGATATTCTGCTGTTGCAgcagaaaatagactaagacagaaaattggtaccaggagtggggctataagaaatatctgaaaaggtggaagtggctttggaatttGGTAATGGGCAAaggctggaagagtttggaaGAGCAGAATAGAAATAGCCTATATTGCCACGAACAGAGTGTTAAGGAcaattctggtgagggctcgGAAGAGAATAGCTGTAGGAAGTCTCAAAGTTTTTAGAGATTTACTTAAGTGGTCATGatcagaatgttggtagaaatatcgatggtaggctgggcgtggtgactcacacctgtaatcccagcactttgggaggctgaggcaggtggatcacttgaagtcaggagtttgagaacagtgtggccaacatggtgaaaccttgtctctactaaaaatccaaaaatatatatatggtaaaGGCCAATCTGATAAGCTCTTTGAAATGAGGAATATCTTATTGGAAGCTGGAATAAACACCATTATTGCTATGGACTTGCAAAGAacttctgagccctcaccagaacttttttttttttttttttttgagacagtctctctctctgttgcccaggctggattgcaatggtgcaatcttggctcactgcaacctctgcctcccaggttcaagcaattctcctgcctcagcatcccgagtagctgggactacaggtgtgcactaccatgcccagctgctgtttgtatttttagtagagacggggtttcaccatgttggccaggctgatctcaaactcttgaacccaggtgatccactcacctcgacctcccaaagtgctgggattacaggcgtgaactacctcACCTGGCCTGGGGGTATAAATTTTTTATCACCCAAACCTGTCCTCTCTTGGGAGTCTCTCTTTGAAATGCTAATGTTCAAGGACATAACTCTCTTACTCCCAACCTGTGGGTGCCTGGCTCTGACTTGCATCCTGTCATAAGATATGAGgagtttatttctcttctggatagTTACCAATTAAACCCAGATGGCCCAGTAACATTAACCAACTATCCACTTTTTgtaaattttcatttccctgactcTGTTCAAGCCCCTGCTGTTCACCCTGCCTATTCtgtcattctttctttaaaacagtCATCTCTGCACAAACTGAAGTTGAGTTCGGTTCACGCTGGACCCTATTGCAAtagttattaataaaatttaccCTTGCTGTTTTAGTGCCCAGCTTTGTCTATCTTTGTTATATACTCCACGGTTTTGACAAAATTTTGTCCCATCTATGCCTTTTCTCTGTATATAGATCTTTTACATACCAATACACTTTTCATTAACAAAAGGACTCTGACTTTTCTACAGATCTCAAAGCCTAAAAGGGAACACCTAGCTTTCACCcctctatggcagctatagcctagACTATGGAAGAGGGTAAAGACTACAACAGTCTTGAATTGGGTAGTGatggaagaaaaataacttcAGGACTACTGACACAAACTGATAACTTCCGGACTACTGACACAAACTGGAAAACTCACTGGACTGATACCGACTCTAGACACACGTCTCTCTTTTCTGCAGTTGTTTGCTGCTGCCTGGTGGGAAGGTCCATCTTCCCTTCCTCTCACCTTGTCCTCCCTCACGTTCTCTTACAGTGATAATGAACAATTACAGCTCTCAGAAAGGTATCAATCTGAGGGACTTCTCATAGGCTGAGCGTAATTTTATATGGACCTTATAAACCCATAGAGAAGGTGGGATGAGGGAAGTCTATAATCAAGAGAACTTTATATTAAAAACTCTGAAACCGTAATTCCTGTAAgagttgaaaaataattttccctttaCTCTTAGTTCTTAGCTGGGATGGACCCCTGTAATAAGAGAGATTACTAACAAAAAATCAAACAGTAGTTTATTAATGTGTATGTTTCATAGACACATGGGAGGTATCCAAGGAATGAGTAATTCTCAAAGAGGTGGCTCTGAACCTCAGCTGACAGACCATCTTCTACAAAGAACAATACATTTTTAGAGTtgtgacaagacaaaggaaaagggcCTTGAATCTCTGGGGGCAGCAAATTGTGGAAAAGCAAATAAGTTGGTTAAAGGTAGTTAAAAGCTACTAAAGTTTGTCATGTAGATTCCTCTGGTGCAATCTCTTAAGTGAAAAGGGTCTAAAGTTGTCTCTGGTGATCTACCTTTGTTCTTTCTGGTAGAGGGGTCTTTGTAAAATTTGTGTCCTGCTTTTGGGCAAATAGGGAGAGGCTGGAGAGCCTTTCTTGTGTCTGCTTATTTTCAGTTGCCTTCAGCGCATagtaatccttatgccaaagtggcatgttttttggtgactttttttttttaccttgtatATGAACTGCCTTTCAGATCCACACTTTGTTGTTTACTGTGACACTCTTTGTTGAAAAGAACATACTCTTGAACTGCTTTTCAAATGTATATTACACCTTTGTTTACATGTTTGTACACCAGCTTCCTTACCCTGTGGatcctaaaataatatttggaaagaGAACTGGGGACAGAAAGACTTACACACCCTGCAGGAACAATATGGTGACTGGCTTGTTTCTCTTGTGTCTTTTCTCAGAAAAACCAAGTAATGAGCACACTGCTGAGATGGAACACATGAAATCCTTGGTTCATAGACTATTTACAATCTTGCATTTAGAAGAgtctcagaaaaagagagagcacCATTTACTGGAGAAAATTGACCACCTGAAGGAACAGCTGCAGCCCCTTGAACAGGTTAGGAAGCATCACAGTTGagtgtatttgaaaataataccTAGTGTTTATTGAGTGCTCCTCATGTGAGCATCTTTCTGAATGCTTTCCATATGCTAATTTTCTCCTTTACTCCTCACAAACAACCTGTAAGTTCAGGACTtctatcttcctcattttttcagatgaggaaactgagccacagAGGTATATCGCTAATGCATGTAGAGCCTGGACTTGCGCTCACGTGGCCTGTGTTCAGAGCTGCCATCTTAAACTCTCTGCCATGCTTCCTCTCCAGAGATCAGTCGTAATGTCTCTGTAAATAAGTGTTATATGAGCAGGGAAGCACTAGCTGGAGTCCTACCTCCCTTTCCTTTTTAGAGAATAGGCCCAGAGCCCTTACTCCGCCTAACAGAATTGCAGCTGGAAAGTTGGTAATAACTAGCATCTAAAGTTAATCAATGGTGTGGAAACAATAACTTTGATTTGGGGAGATAGTTGGGGAAATGTGTTTTGTTTCAAGGGAAAGAATTGCATTCTTTAGACTTATAATCCCATTtgtgatatttatttaaatggaaaGGTCTATGTGTATCTCTCAATATGAATGGAAAGTTTCTAGAGATGTAAGGAAGTTTTAATAGTAATTACCTCTAAGGGTATTTGGAGGATGTCAGAGAGAgggacttgttttatttttttgattgtttaacattttagttttttctttacttgtaaTATATTTACttggattaaaatttaaaaatctaaagtttTCCTCCCACCCTATCCTCCCAGTTTCTACATTCTCCACACCTATGAATCATTTTAGATTTCCTTTATCTGTgtacaaacaaatacaaatatattcttattctttttctcagaAAAGGAAGCACACTATTATGCACTATTCTCATCTTTTTTCAGCGTATTATAGAAATCTCCCCTTATCAGCACAGAGCTTCATTACAGTTGTGTAACATCTTGATGGGCATATGGATTAGTTTTGGACTTCTGCTTTTAAGAATGAATCTGTAATGGGTTTTGTGTATGCAGATATATTTTCAGAATGaattcttagaagtggaattgctgagtcaagtAGGCCTCTAATTTTATTTGGGTCTCAGAGGATGACTTCTGAGTTTTTCATTGTATACTCTTCTATACTATTCATTTTTCCAAGGGCAGTTACtacctttataattttaaaaagattaatgagCTGATATGGTAATGAGTATTTACTCATTcatgtatatgttttataaattgtttttccATATATCTGACCTCTTCAAAGTAATACAGATGTGCATTTGTTTAAGAGTTCCTTTTCATCTTGCTTTTTGTCCCTTTAGTTGGTGTATTTGTAAACGGAATTAAGTTTTTCATTTCCCCTCAGGTGAAAGCTGGAATAGCAGCTCATTCGGAAGCCAAAACCAGCGGACTCCTGTGGGCTGGATTGGCACTGCTGTCCATTCAGGGTGGGGCACTAGCCTGGCTCACGTGGTGGGTGTACTCCTGGGATATCATGGAACCAGTTACATACTTCATCACATTTGCAAATTCTATGGTCTTTTTTGCATACTTTTTAGTCACTCGACAGGTGAGTAGTTTGTTAGGAAAATGGTAAGTTAGAACATCTTTGCAAAGAATCTCTTATCTAAGCAATGAGCAATAAAGCCTTTTTATTTACTGAATTACTGCCATCTGGGTTTTTATGAGCTGGTAAATGTATTGTTTTTCACAAGACTGGATGAAGACTTACAACACAGAGAAATTATATATAACTTCTATGGAGAAGTAATTAGTGTAACACACAGATTCCTCCATTGGGATAAACATGTGTTCTCTGTGccctcatttataaataaaactgaatttgCATTGCAAAACATTCAGTAATATCAGCTTTGTCTCATGGTTTATTCAGTATGCCAAaaatctcccttttcttttttcttccctcttctttcccatTATGTGTAATTTCTCCCAGCTTGCCTGTTTTTGAAAGGAGCAGCAGATCTTAAATGAgactaaatgttttatttgtgttgGCTTATGCTTACTCTCATGGCCATTGCAAATATTTTACCCATTCATCTGCCTTCTTTTGCTTTGGTGTTGCTGAGTCAAGTATCCTTGCAGAGGCATTATGTTCATTCAGAAcatgttattttcttctctctcttttttttttaaggattataCTTACTCAGCTGTTAAGAGTAGGCAATTTCTTCAGTTCTTCCACAAGAAATCAAAGCAACAGCATTTTGATGTGGAGCAATACAACAAGTTAAAAGAAGACCTTGCTAAGGTATACTACAAATACATCTTACAGCTGGTTTGTTTGGGAGCCTGAACTTAGTATCAGGGAAATACAATTGGTGGCTCATCCTCACAAATTAAATCTTGGTCCTAGATTTCTGTGTGTTGTAGGATTGTTCATTGAAATGGTTGacatatttcatattaatttcaTATCCCACAGTTTTACTCTTCTGTGTATGAAGATAGCTTTAAATATGTGTTAAACTTTCTTAAATGACTTGagatagtaaaataaaaactttcactGGAAATCCAAAACAGAATTTTAGGAAGGTGAACACTGTGATAAGGAATTTAAGGCATTTATAAGTTTCTTTTCCCTAAAGATAGAAGAATCATTATAGTATTCCTCCCTTCATCTTTTTCCCTTCTGAAAGGCACTTACTCAGGTATACACTGCTAGAAAGTGAAGGAACCATGGTATGAACACAAGTTTGATTTTGGAGTCTATATTCTTAAGTACTTTTTCACAATCTGTTTGTTAGCCAGTTATCTCTGGCCTCCCAATTTACTCATTAACTTTGTTCAGATGGTGATTTCTCAGCACATcacctgatttttcatttttatcagtaATTTCATAACAAGTTTTAGTAAAAATATCCTCCATTGCTCAATGCATGCTTGTTTAGTAGTTGGTAATCAAACCTTTTATTATCTGTACTTTCTAAATTACTCATccctaaaatttaaaacagaatcaCTCAAATTTTGTAGTTCAAAAATTGAAgagcattttaatttcatttttaattttttttttttttttgagacggagtcttgctgtcgcccaaactagagtgtagtggcgcaatctcagctcactgcaacctccacctcctggattcaagtgattcttgtgcctcagcctcttgagtagctgtgacgatcagtgcctgccaccatgcctggctactttttttgtattttcagtagagacggagttttactatgttgtccagactggtctcaaactcctaacctcaagtgatccgcccgcctcggcctcccaaagtgttaggattacaggcgtgagccaccatgtgtggccaagccttttttaaaaatgtattttatttcatataatcattctataggaaaaatataatgcttttaaaaaaattttgtggaTTCCCTTATATTTGAATAATCCTATCTGAGAAGGCTAAGGAATGTTCTTTCAGCTAGTTTATAGGACAGTGCCTTTGAGATTTAGAAGGTAAGCCTAGTGTGATCCcagcgatttgggaggctgaggtgggaggatctctggagtccagaaattggagaccagcctagtcaacatagtgagacctcatctctacagaagttgtttttaaattagctgggcatggtggcacatacttgtagtcctagctacttgggaagttgaggcaggaggatcccatgagcccaagagttcaacacTGCAGTGAATTATgataataccactgcactccaacctgggcagcagagtgagaccccatctctaaaaaacttttttaaaatatttaacacctTGTTAATTATCTCTAAGGTAATAAAGTGGAGATAAAAAGATAAAGTGGTAGGTTAAgggatttttaaagaatatgaaCTGAAAAACCATTATAAAGGGGATAaactagtattattattattatttttattttttggtttggttgttttaaacctttttttttttattattatcatactttaggtctagggtacgtgtgcataatgtgcaggtttgttacatatgtatacttgtgccatgttggtgtgctgcacccatcaactcatcagcacccatcaactattatttttttaaatacataaggaTGAATTAGTaaactcatcttttaaaaagatacacatataatattgaaatatttatatcccatcactttgggaagctaaggtgggcaaatcacttgagtccaggagttcaagaccagccagggcaacatggcgaaactccctctctacagAGAATACCAAAAAatattaggcaggcatggtggtaggcacctgtggtcccagctacttgggaggctgaggcaggagaatcacttgcaccagggaggcggaggtcacagtaggctgagatggtaccactgcactcctgcctgggtgacagaatgaaacccatctcaagaaaaaaaaaatttagccatttGTCACTAatagtttaaacattttattgctgTAAGCAGACGTTGTTTATAGAATTCCTTTCAAGCAGTAACATTGGtatgtttctcattctttctgaTCACATGCTATTTCTTTTTCCCACGACAGGCTAAAGAATCCCTGAAACAGGTGCGCCATTCTCTCTATTTGCAAATGCAAGTAGAAGaactcaatgaaaagaattaatcttacatttttaaatgtcatcgGATTTTCCATTTTGTATTGATTTTGCAACTTAGGATGTTTTTGAGTCCCATGGTTCATTTCAATTTGATTgttcaatcttttttttgttattaaattctTGTAAAACAGAAGTATTGTTTGAAGTTCTCAACtgagatttttactttttggatttttaagaCTTGCTAATGTTAGAAAGGGCTTGTATGTGTCTATCAAAGCAACAGTGGCTGCT harbors:
- the MCUB gene encoding calcium uniporter regulatory subunit MCUb, mitochondrial isoform X1, coding for MLPRGLWPWRARLLPTPGTWGPARPWPLPPPPQVLYVKLCGNVKYYQSHHYSTVVPPDEITVNYRHGLPLVTLTLPSRKERCQFVVKPMLSTVGSFLQDLQNEDKGIKTAAIFTADGNKISASTLMDILLMNDFKLVINKIAYDVQCPKREKPSNEHTAEMEHMKSLVHRLFTILHLEESQKKREHHLLEKIDHLKEQLQPLEQVKAGIAAHSEAKTSGLLWAGLALLSIQGGALAWLTWWVYSWDIMEPVTYFITFANSMVFFAYFLVTRQDYTYSAVKSRQFLQFFHKKSKQQHFDVEQYNKLKEDLAKAKESLKQVRHSLYLQMQVEELNEKN
- the MCUB gene encoding calcium uniporter regulatory subunit MCUb, mitochondrial isoform X2, which codes for MLSTVGSFLQDLQNEDKGIKTAAIFTADGNKISASTLMDILLMNDFKLVINKIAYDVQCPKREKPSNEHTAEMEHMKSLVHRLFTILHLEESQKKREHHLLEKIDHLKEQLQPLEQVKAGIAAHSEAKTSGLLWAGLALLSIQGGALAWLTWWVYSWDIMEPVTYFITFANSMVFFAYFLVTRQDYTYSAVKSRQFLQFFHKKSKQQHFDVEQYNKLKEDLAKAKESLKQVRHSLYLQMQVEELNEKN